The following are from one region of the Aspergillus chevalieri M1 DNA, chromosome 1, nearly complete sequence genome:
- the PEX16 gene encoding peroxisomal membrane protein PEX16 (COG:U;~EggNog:ENOG410PIYK;~InterPro:IPR013919;~PFAM:PF08610): MFPARPSAEMKSTSKSHNSMAAVLLQPSKWLPLYEEFVTKNASSVGQVESALRSLTYIIPGRYRDSEISSECVHSGVQLLSLYHDSLVSRVISRLPSTIPRPAPTPHSRYTKYWTSHSSLYHRVALSLQMIQYTELLWEMVARRRGQKTRWHVVILIEIAKAICRLLLLRLTNSRLLVSPPLPEREVDPRSAEDEEGDWNGVQTPANERSSDLSWTMPRTGMSLPSLPNVNDVSNYLISKVLTADDIKPPKALLHRITGQGQLAEVLYILRPVIYALAMQKWSGDKRSWRPWLIGFGMEYGCRQLAKTDFRERVAGGLRGLTGLEREELRKRGWAMSWWIMRGAFYENITKSWLRSLTDKMKGKPLLDLVGSVIEDYEYLWDNYYFPTATL; encoded by the exons ATGTTCCCGGCGCGCCCTTCCGCAGAGATGAAGTCAACATCGAAATCGCATAACTCTATGGCTGCAGTGCTATTGCAGCCATCCAAATGGCTCCCTCTTTACGAAGAATTTGTAACGAAAAATGCCAGCTCCGTGGGACAGGTGGAATCTGCGTTGAGATCTTTGACATACATCATTCCAG GACGTTACAGAGACTCGGAGATATCATCAGAATGTG TCCATTCTGGAGTACAACTTTTGTCGCTGTACCATGACTCCCTTGTCTCACGAGTTATCTCGAGACTCCCGTCCACAATTCCTCGACCGGCACCGACACCGCATTCTCGATACACAAAGTATTGGACCTCTCATTCTTCATTATATCACCGGGTGGCCCTTTCTTTGCAGATGATTCAATACACAGAGTTGTTGTGGGAAATGGTTGCGCGACGCCGAGGCCAAAAGACCCGTTGGCATGTGGTAATCTTGATTGAAATTGCAAAAGCGATTTGTCGCCTGCTTCTACTTCGCCTAACGAATTCTCGGCTGCTAGTAAGCCCCCCTTTGCCTGAGCGTGAGGTGGATCCAAGGTCTgcggaagatgaggagggtgATTGGAACGGGGTGCAAACGCCAGCGAATGAGAGATCTTCTGATTTGAGCTGGACCATGCCCCGCACGGGGATGTCATTGCCATCTCTTCCGAATGTGAACGATGTATCAAACTACCTTATTTCCAAGGTACTTACGGCCGACGATATCAAACCCCCGAAAGCACTTTTGCATAGAATTACGGGGCAGGGCCAACTGGCTGAAGTTCTATATATTCTTCGGCCAGTGATATACGCGCTGGCGATGCAGAAATGGAGCGGAGATAAGCGAAGCTGGAGGCCCTGGCTAATTGGATTCGGGATGGAGTACGGATGCCGGCAGCTAGCTAAGACAGATTTCAGAGAACGGGTTGCTGGTGGCCTTCGTGGACTTACGGGCTTAGAACGCGAAGAATTGAGAAAGAGAGGTTGGGCAATGAGCTGGTGGATCATGCGAGGCGCGTTCTATGAGAACATTACCAA GTCTTGGCTGAGATCATTGACCGATAAGATGAAGGGCAAACCACTACTTGACTTGGTCGGCAGCGTTATTGAGGACTACGAATACCTCTGGGATAATTACTATTTCCCGACGGCGACCCTGTGA
- a CDS encoding ribonuclease H2 catalytic subunit RNH201 (BUSCO:EOG09263OWL;~COG:L;~EggNog:ENOG410PJ2H;~InterPro:IPR012337,IPR024567,IPR001352,IPR004649, IPR023160,IPR036397;~PFAM:PF01351;~go_function: GO:0003676 - nucleic acid binding [Evidence IEA];~go_function: GO:0003723 - RNA binding [Evidence IEA];~go_function: GO:0004523 - RNA-DNA hybrid ribonuclease activity [Evidence IEA];~go_process: GO:0016070 - RNA metabolic process [Evidence IEA]) — MSMADNMEDPVDALHGETSTTTNDDTNVPFLPPSIDRSRLFSGESFSHYSPCPAAIATQDSTQSPSTTPCVLGVDEAGRGPVLGPMVYSAFYLPAELHHSLLARAYRFDDSKVLTPAVRANLMRLICTQGNPLFESCGWATKLLSARDISSGMMRPGAGIYNLNAQAMDATVEIIRGIVEERKVVVKEVYIDTIGNPGTYQQKLERIFPSLKITVAKKADSLYPCVSAASVVAKVTRDIALENCYETILATQQMSEQVITTEGWGSGYPSDSKCAGWLRRNMDPIFGWGNECRFSWGTAKEMLELKGGVRVEWPVEEDEGMRLSEFLSTGTAKGTERELGGWYGHKMAEVL, encoded by the coding sequence ATGAGCATGGCAGATAACATGGAAGACCCTGTTGATGCCCTCCACGGCGAGACTTCGACCACGACGAACGATGATACCAAtgtcccttttcttcctcccagTATAGACCGCAGCCGCCTATTTTCCGGAGAGTCCTTTTCGCATTACTCTCCGTGTCCCGCTGCGATTGCGACTCAAGATTCAACACAAAGCCCTAGTACTACTCCATGTGTCTTGGGTGTCGACGAAGCCGGCCGTGGTCCAGTGCTAGGACCGATGGTCTACAGTGCTTTCTACTTGCCTGCGGAACTCCATCATTCCCTCCTGGCTCGAGCATATAGATTCGATGACAGCAAAGTTCTCACACCTGCGGTACGAGCCAACTTGATGCGATTGATTTGCACACAGGGAAACCCACTCTTCGAGTCTTGTGGGTGGGCGACAAAACTTCTTTCCGCGCGCGACATATCGTCGGGCATGATGCGGCCCGGGGCCGGGATCTATAATCTCAATGCGCAGGCGATGGACGCCACAGTCGAAATCATCCGGGGAATCGTGGAGGAGCGGAAGGTGGTCGTCAAAGAGGTATACATTGATACTATCGGAAACCCGGGAACGTACCAACAGAAGTTGGAGCGCATATTTCCATCTCTCAAAATTACGGTAGCAAAAAAAGCCGACTCCCTATATCCTTGCGTTAGCGCTGCCAGTGTCGTTGCGAAAGTGACCAGAGACATTGCGTTAGAGAATTGTTACGAAACGATACTCGCCACTCAGCAGATGTCGGAGCAAGTTATCACCACAGAGGGCTGGGGTAGTGGCTATCCTTCAGATTCTAAATGTGCCGGTTGGCTCCGGCGAAACATGGACCCTATCTTCGGATGGGGCAATGAATGCCGGTTCAGTTGGGGCACTGCAAAAGAGATGTTGGAGCTAAAAGGAGGAGTTAGGGTCGAGTGGCCCGTAGAAGAAGATGAGGGTATGCGGCTTAGTGAGTTTCTTTCCACCGGAACCGCGAAGGGTACAGAGCGAGAGTTGGGGGGTTGGTATGGTCACAAAATGGCAGAAGTTCTGTGA
- a CDS encoding Cupin domain protein (COG:O;~EggNog:ENOG410PP80;~InterPro:IPR028929,IPR025974,IPR028386,IPR014710, IPR011051;~PFAM:PF15624,PF11699;~go_component: GO:0000776 - kinetochore [Evidence IEA];~go_function: GO:0019237 - centromeric DNA binding [Evidence IEA];~go_process: GO:0051382 - kinetochore assembly [Evidence IEA]): protein MAPRGAAKTREYDYSNVGKAGRRTGITLKEGRRDEHGMEEIDGMFSSPEKSPANENGFNNGNDMGSDGMSMDEGNAPGPADFLNGRRASYFPPPVARSPMKTGLTGSPRRTPGLRSSASPQRDHPSSSPSAGKSRVNAKGNSQRDVSPLSHRSVNAPSSIHANGLRNKNKANIRTSEPAATDDFSDSDANSQFIGDENADSFEQTRDDFADNFAAGDDTLLEDEAPQAVEEQDQEGTDPDSPGMSFESRRTEQPRSTTTKTKRSASGNNGQIQTTAQQNDTHEREFASKPKRPGRPPKAQRKANEEPENHRPSKKVRTSADRTTGGVKATGNPQIDHITDTYAKRQTGPTKGRSLYILKHEAPAEDTAARTRSGRVSIKPLAFWKNEKCVFGDGEVAEGDRFPHATVKEVIRTEEIEPEYKKTKSGKRRSKKSKSKDIESEDENEDHADGWEKDNGVLHGYIRKWDPETQAGIDEEEVLDIAYAPSGIETRDVKDATFRFAKLLSSPFLGSGIVELPPGGVKKPKNSKKMHMVFYVCHGRVQVDISGVQFSVGKGSVFQVPRGNYYSFANIYGFDARLFFTQGCVPAENENLASESASKPTAMEGESTADVGRPTKGRPKGSKNGPKGGPKGSKGAKQKASGGSKAS, encoded by the exons ATGGCTCCTCGAGGAGCAGCGAAAACCCGCGAATACGATTATTCCAACGTAGGAAAGGCTGGAAG GCGCACAGGTATCACGCTGAAAGAAGGTAGACGCGATGAACATGGCATGGAAGAGATTGACGGGATGTTTTCGTCCCCTGAGAAGTCCCCTGCCAATGAAAATGGGTTTAATAACGGCAACGATATGGGTTCGGATGGCATGTCAATGGATGAGG GAAATGCACCTGGCCCCGCAGATTTTCTAAATGGCAGACGCGCATCATACTTTCCGCCCCCCGTTGCGCGATCACCTATGAAGACTGGCCTCACAGGGTCACCGCGGAGGACTCCGGGGTTGCGATCTTCCGCCAGCCCGCAACGTGACCATCCTTCGTCCAGTCCATCTGCTGGTAAATCACGGGTTAATGCGAAAGGAAATTCGCAACGTGACGTCTCCCCACTTTCGCATCGCTCCGTTAATGCGCCGTCTTCAATCCATGCGAATGGTTTGCGGAACAAAAATAAAGCGAATATCAGAACATCAGAACCAGCAGCGACAGATGATTTCTCGGACAGCGACGCAAACAGCCAGTTTATCGGCGACGAAAATGCAGATTCATTCGAGCAGACCCGCGACGATTTCGCTGATAATTTCGCTGCTGGCGACGATACCCTATTGGAAGACGAAGCTCCGCAAGCCGTAGAGGAGCAGGATCAAGAGGGCACGGATCCGGATAGTCCGGGCATGTCTTTCGAGTCGCGCAGAACAGAACAACCTAGGAGTACTACAACGAAAACTAAGAGGTCGGCTTCGGGCAACAATGGCCAGATTCAAACCACCGCACAACAGAACGACACCCACGAGCGGGAATTCGCATCGAAACCAAAGCGCCCCGGTCGACCCCCAAAGGCGCAGCGCAAGGCCAACGAGGAACCCGAAAATCACAGACCGTCAAAGAAAGTGAGAACTTCCGCGGATCGGACCACAGGAGGCGTGAAGGCAACGGGGAATCCTCAAATCGACCATATAACGGATACATACGCAAAACGACAGACGGGGCCCACCAAGGGACGGAGCCTGTATATCCTCAAACACGAAGCACCCGCAGAGGACACCGCGGCCCGCACACGATCAGGACGAGTGTCAATCAAACCTCTTGCTTTTTGGAAAAACGAAAAATGTGTATTCGGAGATGGGGAGGTTGCCGAGGGCGATCGATTTCCTCATGCGACAGTCAAAGAAGTTATCCGTACCGAAGAAATTGAACCCGAGTATAAGAAAACAAAGTCAGGCAAACGGCGATCGAAGAAATCGAAAAGCAAGGACATTGAATCGGAGGATGAGAATGAAGATCATGCCGACGGATGGGAAAAAGACAACGGCGTTCTTCACGGGTACATCAGGAAATGGGACCCTGAGACTCAGGCAGGtatcgatgaagaagaggttcTCG ATATCGCATACGCACCTTCTGGGATCGAGACAAGGGATGTCAAGGATGCAACATTTCGGTTTGCGAAGCTTCTCAGTTCCCCATTTCTGGGATCCGGGATAGTCGAGTTACCGCCTGGGGGCGTCAAAAAGCCTAAGAATTCAAAGAAGATGCATATGGTCTTTTATGTCTGTCATGGTCGAGTGCAGGTTGATATATCTGGGGTACAATTCAGTGTCGGAAAGGGTAGTGTATTCCAGGTTCCCAGAG GCAACTATTACAGCTTTGCCAATATTTATGGGTTCGATGCCCGACTATTTTTCACGCAGGGATGCGTCCCAGCAGAGAATGAAAACCTGGCTTCCGAATCAGCTTCGAAGCCAACTGCTATGGAAGGCGAATCCACCGCGGACGTTGGTCGTCCTACAAAAGGCAGGCCTAAAGGCAGCAAAAACGGCCCAAAGGGCGGCCCTAAGGGCTCCAAGGGCGCTAAGCAAAAGGCCAGTGGTGGGTCAAAAGCATCCTAG
- a CDS encoding tubulin-folding cofactor B (BUSCO:EOG0926505R;~COG:O;~EggNog:ENOG410PF90;~InterPro:IPR029071,IPR036859,IPR000938,IPR000626;~PFAM:PF14560,PF01302;~go_function: GO:0005515 - protein binding [Evidence IEA]): MAFQPTPTDISVIITSAGNSSNSNEPGFLTERRITPTWTVNQLKAKLETMTGVPPGSQRLQLKTPGRPNQWVDGDDTVIGDWGLMKGSEIEVHDTRPAAARPNFTDLSAVEKYMLPESTYETLPNSVLAWKKNQKLGRFDPTAVPPEEAMRNQAEKDRIDVQKRDIAVSKRAIVLPSSPPHIRRGTIRFVGPVQTIPFPGVSTVDNGLDQGSLPIWVGIELDEPTGKNDGSVGGKRYFECPNKTGVFVKPEKVEVGDFPPLRLDDDLEDELMEEI, from the exons ATGGCATTTCAACCGACCCCCACTGACATCTCCGTCATCATCACCTCTGCcggcaacagcagcaactcCAATGAACCAGGCTTCCTCACAGAACGCCGCATCACCCCAACATGGACCGTCAACCAGCTAAAAGCCAAGCTGGAGACCATGACCGGTGTCCCCCCAGGTAGCCAGCGACTACAACTCAAGACACCCGGCCGCCCGAATCAATGGGTTGACGGCGATGACACGGTCATTGGGGACTGGGGGCTGATGAAGGGGAGTGAAATTGAAGTTCATGATACGCGGCCTGCGGCTGCGCGGCCGAACTTTACTGATCTCTCGGCTGTAGAGAAGTATATGCTGCCGGAGTCGACATATGAGACGCTGCCGAATTCGGTGCTGGCGTGGAAGAAGAATCAGAAGTTGGGGCGGTTTGATCCTACTGCCGTTCCGCCGGAGGAGGCGATGCGGAATCAGGCTGAGAAGGACAGGATTGATGTTCAAAAAAGAG ACATTGCCGTTTCGAAGCGGGCTATTGTACTCCCCTCGTCACCACCGCATATTCGGCGCGGGACTATCCGTTTCGTTGGGCCAGTGCAAACAATCCCCTTCCCGGGGGTGAGTACAGTAGATAACGGGCTGGATCAAGGTTCCTTGCCGATCTGGGTTGGCATCGAGCTTGATGAGCCGACGGGGAAGAACGATGGCAGCGTCGGTGGTAAGCGCTACTTTGAGTGCCCCAACAAGACGGGTGTCTTTGTCAAGCCGGAGAAGGTTGAAGTGGGGGATTTCCCTCCTCTGAGATTAGATGACGACCTTGAAGACGAATTGATGGAGGAAATATGA